A segment of the Streptomyces sp. NBC_00376 genome:
GGCAGAGCGGCCACGTACTCAAACGCAGCGAAGGGGCTCTGTGATGTGCGGCATTACCGGCTGGATCGACTTCACCCGGAATCTCGGTCTCGAGCGCACGACCCTGGAGGCCATGACCGGCTCGATGCACCGGCGCGGCCCCGACGACTCCGGCATCTGGCTCGGCCCCCATGTGGCCCTGGGCCACCGCCGGCTCGCGGTCGTCGACCCGGCGGGCGGCGCCCAGCCCATGGAGACACAGCGCCGGGGCTCCGACGCGCCCGTCGTGCTGACGTACAGCGGCGAGCTCTACAACTTCCGCGAGCTGCGGGCCGAACTGACCGGCCGCAACCACCGCTTCCGCACCTCCTCCGACACCGAGGTCGTGCTGCACGCCTATCTGGAGTGGGGGGCCGGCTTCGTGGACCGGCTCCAGGGCATCTACGCGTTCGCCATCTGGGACGCCTGGCGCGAGGAGCTGATCCTCGTCCGCGACCGGCTCGGTGTGAAGCCGCTCTACTACCACGCCTACCAGGGCGGGCTGCTCTTCGGCTCCGAGCCCAAGGCGATCCTCGCCAACCCGCTCTTCACCGCCCGCACCAGCGAGGCGAAGCTGCCCATCCTGTTCAACCCGCGCCTGGCCATGCCCTGGGAGACGCCGTTCACGGACATGAGGCAGGTCCAGCCGGGCCACCTCGTGCGCGTCGACCGCTCCGGGGCGCACGAGACCCCGTACTGGCGGCTGGTCAGCCGTGAGCACCGGGACGACTACCCCACCACCGTGAGCCGGGTGCGCGAGATCCTGGAGGATGTCGTCGCCCACCAGATGGTGGCCGACGTACCGCTGTGCTCCCTGCTCTCCGGCGGTCTGGACTCCAGCGCCATCACCGCGCTCGCCGCCCGCAACCGACCGGACGCGCTGCGCTCGTACTCGGTCGACTTCGAGGGCGCCGAGGAGGACTTCCGCGCCACCGCCCTGCGCCCCGAACGGGACACCCCCTTCGCGCTGGCCGCCGCCCGCCACCTGGGCGTCGACCACACGATGGTGACGCTGGACCCGGCGGTCCTGCCCGACTACGTGCCCGCCACGCTGGCGGCACGCGACATGCCCAGCCTCGGTCAGTTCGACACCTCCATGTACCTGCTCTTCCAGGAGATCCGGAAGACCTCGACGGTCGCCCTGTCCGGCGAAGCGGGCGACGAGGTGTTCGGCGGCTACCCGTGGTTCTTCGACCGCGCGAGCGTCTTCGGCGACACCTTCCCCTGGCTCGGCAATGCGCCCAGGCTCACCGACTGCCTCGCCCCCGACGTGACCGCGCGGATCCGCCCGCAGGACGACGAGCAGGACCGCTACCGCACCCTGCTGTCCCGGGTGCCGAGGCTCCCGGGGGAGTCGGGCCTGGAGGCGCGGATGCGAGAGGTCCTCCACCTGAGCCTGCAGGGCCCGCTGCTCTACCTCCTGGACCGCAAGGACCGGATGAGCATGGCCGTCGGCCTGGAGGTGCGGGTCCCGTTCTGCGACCACACGCTCCTGGAATACGTATGGAACGTCCCGTGGAAGATGAAGGTCTCCGACGGGCGGGAGAAGAGTCTGCTGCGGTCCGCCACCGAGGACCTGCTGCCGCAGTCGGTGCTGATGCGGCGCAAGAGCGGCTACCCGGCGACCTTCGCCCCGGCCCACGCCGAGGCACAGCGTGCCGCCCTCGACGCGCTCGTGGCGGACCGCGATTCACCCCTGGCCGGAATGCTGGACGGTGCCAAGGTGCGCGAACTCGCCTACGGGGACACCAAGATGCTGACCATGGCCGACAACCTGCACTTCCTGCTGCCACTCATCGAGGTCGACCGGTGGCTGCGTACGTACAACGTCTCGTTCACCGACTGACCATCCACCTGGAGCCACTGCAGTGCAAGAAGAGAAGAGCATCGAACCCGCCCACCCGCCGCTGACCCGGCAGGGCAACTTCGTGAAGCTCTGGACCGGACAGTCTGCGGCGCTCATCGGTTACGAGATCAGCGAGATGGCGCTCCCGCTCCTGGCCATCCTGGTCCTGGAGACCGACGCGGGGGAACTCGGCATCATCGGCGCGGCCCGCTGGCTGCCGTTCCTGCTGTTCTCGCTGTGGGCCGGTGTCTGGATCGAACGGCGCCGGCGGATACCCGTGATGATCGCGGCGGACCTGACCCGCGCGGCGCTGATGATCGCCGTGGTGTCGCTCGCGCTGACGGACCTGCTGACGCTGCCGATACTGATCGCCGCGGTCTTCCTGCTCGGCGCGGGCACGGTGATGTTCGACATCAGCTACACCACTGTGCTCCCCAGCGTCGTACCGCAGGAACAGCTGGTGAAGGCCAACGGATGGCTGCAGGCATCGGGTTCGGTGGCCCAGGTCGGCGGACCCGGCTTCGCCGGTGTGCTCGTGCAGTGGCTGACCGCGCCGGTCACCCTGCTCGGACAGGCGCTCAGCTTCCTCGTCTCGGGCGGCTGCCTGGCCGCGATCCGGATCGACGAGAAGGTTCCCGAGCAGCCCGAGCACAGGCCCAACGGCCTCACCTCCCTCAAGGAGGGGCTCGTCATGGCCTTCGGAGATCCGGTGCTGCGCTCGCTGGTGGGCATCGGAGCGCTCTTCAACATGTTCAGCCAGTGGGTCGTGGCCATGTTCCCGCTGTTCGCCATCCGGGAGATCGGCCTGAGCGCCGGAACGATGGGCGCCGTCGTCTCCGCCGCCGCGGTCGGCGGACTCGTGGGCTCGATGACCGTGGGCCGGCTGAGCGAGCGCATCGGACCGGGGCGCGTGATCATCGCCTCCTCGGTGATCGCCTCGATCCCGTTCGCGCTGGTCGCGTTCAGCCCGGAGCGCCACGCCATCGCGATTCCCTGGCTCATCGCGTGCTTCGCGGTCGCCGGGTACGGCTGGACCATCGGCGGCATCATGATCACCAGCGTCCGGCAGGCCTACACCCCCAGGGCCTTCCTGGCACGGGTGAACGCGACGTACCGCTTCCTGGGCTACGGGCTGGTGTCGGTCGGCGTCTTCGCCGGCGGTCTGCTCGGCGAGGCGGCCAGCCTGCGCACCACCCTTCTCGTCGGCGCGATCGGGTCCATGACCGCCATGGTCTGGAGCATTCTGTCGCCGCTGCGCGGCCTGCGGAAGATGCCCGCCCAGGAGGCGTGACCCGCGCGGCGCCGGGTCGCCCGCAAGCCCTGCCCGCAAGCCCTTGCCACGGACGCACAGGAACTCGGAGGAACGAGGAACAATGAGCTCGGACATGATTGCGGCATTCGCCCTGGAGGCGGAGGTCTACGACGTACTGCCCTTCCGCGTCGACCAGCCCGACGTGGGGTTCTTCGTCGACCTGGCGAAGGAGGCCGGGGGCCCGGTCCTCGAACTCGCCTGCGGCACCGGCCGGATCACCCTGCCTCTCGCCCGTGCGGCGGGCGAGGCGGTCGGCCTCGACCTGGCCCCAGCGATGCTCGGCCGGGCGCGGGCCAAGGCCAAGGACGAGGGCCTCGAGGCAGCCGTGTCGTTCATCGAGGGCGACATGTGCACGGCGCGCCTGGACCGGGAGTTCCCGCTCGTGATGATGGGCGGCCAGCCGCTGTTCTTCCTCAAGGACGACGACGCGCTGAGCGCGGCTCTGGAGACCGTCCGCGCCCATGTCGCCCCCGGCGGCCGCTGGGCGGCGGGCGTGCCCGTACTGCGGGCACCGGCCGCGGCGGACATGCAGAACAGGCTCCACTTCACCTGCGAGGTGCGCCACCCGGTCACCGGGCAGCGAGTGGCGATCTGGGACGCGTCCAGCATCGACGAGGTCCGGCAGATCGCCACCCGGCGACGGATCACGGAGACGCTCGACGAAGAAGGCCTGGTGCTGGAGCGGCGGCACTCCACGCAGACGCTCTACTACCGCCACCCCGCCGAACTGCGCCGGCTGATCGAGCAGGCGGGCTTCCGTCTGGAGCGCACCTACGGCGGCTACGACAAGCGGCCCTTCGGGTCGGCCTCCAACCACCTCATCTGGGTCGCGACCAAGGAGGACTGAGTTCCCGCGCGTTCTGCTCCACCCCCTCAACGGAAGGTACCGAAATGACCGCACCGACCGAACTGAACGGACCCGCCGCGGCCGTCGTGGGCGACGGCATACAGGCGTCCAACGCCGGCTGGAACTTCGCGGGCGAAGCGAGCAAGAACTTCGACGGCCATGTCTCCAAGAGCGTTCCGCTGTACGACACCGGCCACGAACTCGTCGAGCGGCTCTCCGACTTCTTCGTCGGCCCCGACAGCACCGTCTACGACCTGGGCTGCTCCACCGGCAGCCTCACCGAGCGTCTCGCCCGCAGGCACGCGCACAAGTCGCCGCGCATCATCGGCGTCGACTGCGAGCAGGACATGGTGACCATCGCGCGGCGCAAGTGCCGCGACATCGACAGCATCGAGATCCAGCACCAGGACCTCTCCCAGGTCACCTGGGAGAAGGCGGACCTCGTCGTCATGTACTACACGCTGCAGTTCGTGCCGCCCAAGTACCGCCAGACGGTGGTCGACGAGATCTATCAGGCCCTCAACTGGGGCGGCGCACTCCTGATGTTCGAGAAGGTCCGCGGCCCCGACGCCCGCTTCCAGGACGTGATGACCCAGCTCTACACCGAGTACAAACTCGAACAGGGCTACACCCCGGACGACATCGTCGGCAAGAGCCGCAGCCTCAAGCGGGTCCTTGAGCCGTTCTCCACGCAGGGCAACCTCGATCTGCTCTCCCGGGCCGGATTCGTCGATGTGATGACCGTCCAGAAGTACGTCTGCTTCGAGGGATTCCTGGCGCTCAAGTGACGCACGGCCCCTTTTTCGACACTGCTGAAGGAATCAGATGAGCGGCATCACCGGCTGGGTGGACTTCACCCGCGACCTCACCGCCGAGGACGGCACCGTCCGGCGGATGACACAGAGTCTGACCCACCGCGGTCCCGACGGCTCCGGCCACTGGACCACCGGCCATGCGGCGCTCGGCCGGACCCGGCTCGCAGCCGCCGACCCGGGCGGGAGCGGCGAAGTGACCGTCGTCGCCGAGGACGGCGCCGAGCTGGTGGCGGGCGTCTGCACCGGGACCGTCTTCAACGCCGGAGACCTGCGGGCCGAACTGAGGGGCCGCGGGCACCGGCTGCGCACCGAGGGCACCGCCGAACTGCTGGCCCGGGCCTACCTGGAGTGGGGCGAGTCGTTCGTCGACCGTCTGGTCGGCATGTACGCCGTCGCGCTCTGGGACCTGCGCACCGAGGAACTGCTGCTGGTCCGCGACCGGATGGGGGTGGAGCCGCTCTACTACCACAGGGGTGCCTCCTTCCTGGTCTTCGGGTCCGAGCCCAAGGCGGTCTTCGAGCAAGGGCGGTTGGAGCGGCGGCTCACCGCCGACGGGCTCCGGGAGATCATCTCCTCCGGCAAGACCCCCGGCCACGCCATCATGGACGGCCTGCACGAGCTGCGCCCCGGTCATCTGCTGCGCATCGGCCGGGACGGCGTCCGGACCCGCCGCTACTGGCAGTTGACCGCCGTGGAGCACGGCGACGACCTGGACACCACCGTCCGTACCGTGCGCGAGCTGCTCGTCGACGCCGTCGGAGAGCAGCTGGTGGCCGACGGCCCGGTCTGCTCGCTGCTCTCCGGCGGACTGGACTCCAGTACGCTCACCGCGCTGGCCTCCTCCTGGTCAGCCGAGCAGGGCCGGGGCCCCTTCTCCACGTTCTCCGTGGACTTCGTCGGGTACGCCGACCACTTCCGCGCCAGCCACATGCGGGCCACACCCGACGGACCGTTCATCCGGGACGTCGTGGACCACTGCGGAACCGAGCACGCCACCCTGGTGCTCGACAGCTCCAGCCTGACCGACGCCGACGCCCGCGCGGGCGTCCTGCGGGCGATGGACCTGCCCATGGGCATGGGCGACCTCAGCACCTCCGGATACCTGCTCTTC
Coding sequences within it:
- the asnB gene encoding asparagine synthase (glutamine-hydrolyzing), with the translated sequence MCGITGWIDFTRNLGLERTTLEAMTGSMHRRGPDDSGIWLGPHVALGHRRLAVVDPAGGAQPMETQRRGSDAPVVLTYSGELYNFRELRAELTGRNHRFRTSSDTEVVLHAYLEWGAGFVDRLQGIYAFAIWDAWREELILVRDRLGVKPLYYHAYQGGLLFGSEPKAILANPLFTARTSEAKLPILFNPRLAMPWETPFTDMRQVQPGHLVRVDRSGAHETPYWRLVSREHRDDYPTTVSRVREILEDVVAHQMVADVPLCSLLSGGLDSSAITALAARNRPDALRSYSVDFEGAEEDFRATALRPERDTPFALAAARHLGVDHTMVTLDPAVLPDYVPATLAARDMPSLGQFDTSMYLLFQEIRKTSTVALSGEAGDEVFGGYPWFFDRASVFGDTFPWLGNAPRLTDCLAPDVTARIRPQDDEQDRYRTLLSRVPRLPGESGLEARMREVLHLSLQGPLLYLLDRKDRMSMAVGLEVRVPFCDHTLLEYVWNVPWKMKVSDGREKSLLRSATEDLLPQSVLMRRKSGYPATFAPAHAEAQRAALDALVADRDSPLAGMLDGAKVRELAYGDTKMLTMADNLHFLLPLIEVDRWLRTYNVSFTD
- a CDS encoding MFS transporter, with the protein product MQEEKSIEPAHPPLTRQGNFVKLWTGQSAALIGYEISEMALPLLAILVLETDAGELGIIGAARWLPFLLFSLWAGVWIERRRRIPVMIAADLTRAALMIAVVSLALTDLLTLPILIAAVFLLGAGTVMFDISYTTVLPSVVPQEQLVKANGWLQASGSVAQVGGPGFAGVLVQWLTAPVTLLGQALSFLVSGGCLAAIRIDEKVPEQPEHRPNGLTSLKEGLVMAFGDPVLRSLVGIGALFNMFSQWVVAMFPLFAIREIGLSAGTMGAVVSAAAVGGLVGSMTVGRLSERIGPGRVIIASSVIASIPFALVAFSPERHAIAIPWLIACFAVAGYGWTIGGIMITSVRQAYTPRAFLARVNATYRFLGYGLVSVGVFAGGLLGEAASLRTTLLVGAIGSMTAMVWSILSPLRGLRKMPAQEA
- a CDS encoding methyltransferase domain-containing protein; translation: MTAPTELNGPAAAVVGDGIQASNAGWNFAGEASKNFDGHVSKSVPLYDTGHELVERLSDFFVGPDSTVYDLGCSTGSLTERLARRHAHKSPRIIGVDCEQDMVTIARRKCRDIDSIEIQHQDLSQVTWEKADLVVMYYTLQFVPPKYRQTVVDEIYQALNWGGALLMFEKVRGPDARFQDVMTQLYTEYKLEQGYTPDDIVGKSRSLKRVLEPFSTQGNLDLLSRAGFVDVMTVQKYVCFEGFLALK
- the asnB gene encoding asparagine synthase (glutamine-hydrolyzing), with the translated sequence MSGITGWVDFTRDLTAEDGTVRRMTQSLTHRGPDGSGHWTTGHAALGRTRLAAADPGGSGEVTVVAEDGAELVAGVCTGTVFNAGDLRAELRGRGHRLRTEGTAELLARAYLEWGESFVDRLVGMYAVALWDLRTEELLLVRDRMGVEPLYYHRGASFLVFGSEPKAVFEQGRLERRLTADGLREIISSGKTPGHAIMDGLHELRPGHLLRIGRDGVRTRRYWQLTAVEHGDDLDTTVRTVRELLVDAVGEQLVADGPVCSLLSGGLDSSTLTALASSWSAEQGRGPFSTFSVDFVGYADHFRASHMRATPDGPFIRDVVDHCGTEHATLVLDSSSLTDADARAGVLRAMDLPMGMGDLSTSGYLLFRAVREHSAVVLSGESADELFGGYSWFQDPAVVEADTFPWLARHSEDDASGAGLMDPSLYAELDITGYHARRYEEALSEVPVLAGESRPERRMREITYLNLTRFSQILLDRRDRMSMAAGLQVRVPFCDHRLVEYVYNVPWKFKSFDGHEKSLLRAAARDLLPGTVLGRRKSHFPRTQDPAYDASVIAEFGKIAGRPDAPLTALLNPAAVAELGAEGPDSLAGGRIVLEGLVEINNWLETYDVALDV
- a CDS encoding class I SAM-dependent methyltransferase → MIAAFALEAEVYDVLPFRVDQPDVGFFVDLAKEAGGPVLELACGTGRITLPLARAAGEAVGLDLAPAMLGRARAKAKDEGLEAAVSFIEGDMCTARLDREFPLVMMGGQPLFFLKDDDALSAALETVRAHVAPGGRWAAGVPVLRAPAAADMQNRLHFTCEVRHPVTGQRVAIWDASSIDEVRQIATRRRITETLDEEGLVLERRHSTQTLYYRHPAELRRLIEQAGFRLERTYGGYDKRPFGSASNHLIWVATKED